TTTCAGTTTCATTATTTAGGCAATTAATTATGCCACCTGAGAGTAGTTGGGCGCAGGGGCGCTAGGAGGGATTGGGGCCCTGGCCCATTTCGGGAATAGAAAGGTGGGCCCACTGGCTGGAGGCCTACTGTGAGTCAGATTTGCATTTTTAATTTATATACATATCccctcaaaaaaatttatatacatATCATATATACTATATAAATCTAGTTTTGTCAAAAACTAATGGGTATAATTTAGGTGGGCCCGACCCATACGTATAATTTATATACAAGTAGAATCAGTATCCTGATATATGAGGCCAAGACAGAACAATGCAGTCTTTTCTTCAGATTTACACTGATCTGAACCCACTTCTCGCGGATCTGCTTCTGTAATCTAAAGCCTTCATGATTAGCTAAAAAACGGAGCAGCACAATCACGTGGATCTCCTAAAATACTTGGCATGAGTATTATCATATATTTGTGCGAATTATGGATACAGATTCATAATAAACTTCGTCACTTCAACAACTGACGTAGACATCCCTACGGAACTGTCACCATCGGTGCTACCTACTGACTACTGTAGTACGTAGCGCATCATGATTGGTTCAGTACTAGTACCTGCTCATTGTAAGTTGCTTTGCTGTTGAGCTTGCTGGagttggtggctggtgctgatttgccgtgagaaaaaaatactgctggctggtggctgatacTGATTTGGTGTGTGAGAAAAGTACTGGTGCTAGTTGCCAGCACAACAGAGTGATAACTGCAACTATTGTGGTTTCTcagcaaataaaaaaacacaCTTTGTTTGCAGAAGTGTATAGAACAGAGATGAACGTACATGTACCTTGTAGCATTCAGGTGTCACTGTCGTCGTACCTGCAGGATCTCGGATAGGACTTGTTGAGATATGCGCAAGGAATTGTCTAAACCTATTGCAGATCACAGCACATATTTTCACAAAAAAGGAGGATAATATGTGACGATCCTCAGGGATCAGAGCTGTGTGATGTCAACGGTCAGCACGCAGGCACGAAAGCAGACCAAAGAAGAATGAAATTGTTGAGAAgatgtgttgataaaaaaaGGGAACGCGTTCGTGCGTGTGCAGATCCAATCATCCAATCTTGCAAATATTTTGCGCGTTGGCCCTATCTGCCAATGCAAGCCCTTCTCCGGTCTCCTGCCTTCTCTGTATATATAAGCACGAACAGTAGCAGACTAGCAGCTTGAAGCATATGAAAGAAAGGGAACCCAAGGAAAAATCAAAAGGTATGCATTTGCTTTGGTTTCCATTTTTTGCGCGGATTCCTAGTTATCTTGTTCCTCTTGCACATATGCTCCTTGCCCTTTTTTTTTCAGGATTAAGGTGATGGATGAAGCAAACAAATATAACTCATCGCATCCGGTAAGAACATTTATTCCCTGGTAAACCCCTGCTGAGCTCGGAAAATTTGGCCTTGATTTCGAGTGCTGAATCTGATTTATTTGCTCTTGACGAGTCTTGACTTGCTGCAATCGATGATGGCCATGTTTTCAGGAACCTGATGCTGATGATCATCAGGATGAGTTAGCATACATGTACCAGCAAGAGGAGCATGCCGGGATGCAGCAGCTGTTCCAAgacccacacccacacccacTACACCACGCGCTGGCCATGTCCGGTTTCCAGAGGTTTGGGAGTGCCTCGGCATTGCCGGACCTGTCGttcggaggagcggcggcggtggcggtcaaGACCGAGCAAGGGCAGCCGTCGTTGTCGAGGTCGGGCATCCTCTCGTTcggcgcgctgccgccggcggctaGAACGCTCAGCTTCTCGGGAGGAGAAGACTGGCCGGACGTCGCCGTCGAAGGGGTGCCGCCGGAGAGGCGGAGCCGGTCGCACTTGAGCGCGCAAGAGCATGTCGCCGCCGAGCGCAAGCGGCGTGAGAAGATGCAGCAGCAGTTCGTGGCGTTGGCCACCATGGTCCCTGACCTCACCAAGGTAATCGAAAATTCCAAATACACTCCTGCCAAGGTCATTCAAATCTAATATTGAGTTGTATGCACTAACCCATTCAACCCAAAAATTTAAGCTAATAGGAAAAGATGGACAATTCAGATTAtacttcaacactccccctcacgtgCATGCTACCTCAACATCAAACGTGAAAATTAGGGGTTGACTATAACTATTTTATTTAACGGCGCCCACTAGAATTCGAATTCGAGACCTCTGGTCCTaataccatattgagttgcatgcacaaATCAATTCAATCTAAAAGTTGAAGCTGATTGGAAGAGGTGAATaattcacttatacttcaacATCCAACTTACAAACCCCATAAATAAAACATCCAACTTACAAACGGAATAGAAGCTTAATTAATTAGACCAGTGAGGGTATCACCATTCACCAGCAGCCCTATGACCAGTCAAGGTAGTTGGGACTACAGGTGGTTGATGTACTAGCTAGTCTTAGTCATGAAACGAATATTAGACAAGCATGCCAATAGatatgttatatttttagaaaagtttTGATACCTATttgacatttttctgatttaaaatgaattacttatgaaatttttagtttaaagttaaatatttttaattgcCATGAatgaaaaccaccttcaaaaccatctAAGGGGCCAAATCTGTCCAGTTTCAACAGTTGGATGATCTTTGTTATTCGATtttatagttgaaggttgaaaatcggacttttatTATAATTTGAACGTGTTTTATAAATCCAAAGATTACTGCTTGTCACACTTCATTATGTTCAGTTCTGAATCAGTTGTCGAGGCATGGTGCGAAGAGGCCTGTAGAAAGGTACTATATAGCTGTCATCTGTCGCATGTTTTTTCAATGAAAATACAAATATCACATACGACATGAACATCATGTTTCTTGAAGATGGGATGGGGGTGACTTTCCACAGGTTAATCAGCATGTTCTTGATGGCACGATCGAGGTGACATTCCAAAAATCAAGACTACAAAAAGTACTTTATTTAATCTTCACTAAGATTGCGGTATGCTTACCACACTTTGACACTCTATTCGGCTACAActagccaacaatatttttctcaaacacaaatcagcaccaaccaccagccacagtcagccaacaatatttttttcttacaacaaatcagcaccagccacaagcCATAGCTAGCCGAACAGAGTCTAAAGTTAACAACTCTCTGTCGTGGAGAGAATTTTTAGTCAAAACAAAATGAGCTCGCTTTAATTAAGTGATTAACCCTTTTGCATTTGTCAGACGGACAAGATCTCTATCCTTGGGAGCACCATCCAGTACGTGAAGCAGCTTGAGGAGAAGGTGAAGACACTAGAGAAGCAACAGAGCGAAAGGAGAACAACCTCTGAGGGCTTTGAGGGCAAGGGTCACGCATCCTCAACCGACAGCCAGCAGGCGCCAGGTCCCAGCGGGAGCACCCATGGTGTCGGCAGCTCCATCCCGACCGTTGAGGCGAGCATCCATGGTGACACCGTCCTGCTGAAAATCTGTTGCGAGAGGAGGAGCGGAGTGCTGGTGATGATCATCTCCGAGCTCGAGAGCCTGGGCCTCTCCATCCTAAACACCAGCGTCTTCCCCTTCAGCAGCTCGTATTTCAGCATCAACATCactgccaaggcaaggatccCATATTCCCACATCCCCATTGATCGATGGACCCATTTAATCTTTTCAGAAGTTGGTTTTTGCAactccaattttttttgttttacagaTAATATTGAACATGTTTATGTCTCGTGCAGATTGGAGAAGGCTTTTCGACGACAGTTGAGCTCGTGAAGAATCTCACCACGGCTCTCAGAGGTTTCTCTTGAGAAGAAAAGACAATAAGAAGAGTATCAAGTGAATGTGAATGAAGCTAATTTCTTATTTCTCTAAAGTTATAGTTTTCGTTGTCTATTTTTCTGTcaaatataataaaagtatgCCCCTATttcattattttgtttttttaacaaAATTTGTTGTACATGTACCAATGCTCCACATACAAAATAATGGGCCGTTACTATCCACCAAAAATAATGCCTTTTCGATAGTATCTCGAGAAAATAAGTAATAATTACCACAGGTACGATTCAGGAAGGTACAATGTTTCTTATTTCTTCTAAATTGTATGATAGAACACTTCCTATATCTATATTATTCTatactataaaataaaaaataattgaaaatatt
This genomic interval from Panicum virgatum strain AP13 chromosome 8K, P.virgatum_v5, whole genome shotgun sequence contains the following:
- the LOC120646168 gene encoding transcription factor bHLH18-like, encoding MQQLFQDPHPHPLHHALAMSGFQRFGSASALPDLSFGGAAAVAVKTEQGQPSLSRSGILSFGALPPAARTLSFSGGEDWPDVAVEGVPPERRSRSHLSAQEHVAAERKRREKMQQQFVALATMVPDLTKTDKISILGSTIQYVKQLEEKVKTLEKQQSERRTTSEGFEGKGHASSTDSQQAPGPSGSTHGVGSSIPTVEASIHGDTVLLKICCERRSGVLVMIISELESLGLSILNTSVFPFSSSYFSINITAKARIPYSHIPIDRWTHLIFSEVGFCNSNFFCFTDNIEHVYVSCRLEKAFRRQLSS